CTCCCATCTCCCAGTGAGATTTTGTTGttatctttttctctgcagcccATTGTTATTCTGGAGGAAATCTCTGCATTCATTCCTCTTACAGAAGGCACATCTGCCCTGATAAGGTGCCCACAAGGTACCCACCCATGTGTTCAGAAGGGGAAGGATTTGGtggctgagcagctctgtgcacagccaAGCACCCAAACCATGGGCGGTCTTCATTCTAATCAAATTTATTTCCTGCACTCCATActaattagaaattattttggtgTCATGCTCTGTAGAGCATTTATGTTcataaattaaatgtttcaaaacCCCAAAATGTTTAGCTCAGTGCCATCTTAGAATTACACTGTTTatgaaacaaagacaaagcCATGCCATTGAAGCCTTTGTTCTCCTCAGTGCCATTAGGCTTCACTTAACTGCACTGAGTTATCTTGCACCATGAGAATGCCCCAAGACAAAGCAgtcttcagcttcttcagagatcattgaatcataggctggcctgggttgaaaaggaccacaatgttTGTCTAGTTTCAAGCCCCTGCTGTGTGGAGGGTtgccaaccatcagaccaggctgcccagagccacatccagcctggccttgaatgcctgcagggatggggcatccacagcctcctcgggcaacctgttccagtgtgtcaccaccctctgggtaaAAACGATGATCTTCAGAAACCTTCCCCTTACAACAAAGATGGAAACCCATTCTCATCATTTTTAACCTGCAACAAAAGAGttccttttgaagaaaaatgaattgggCCACTTAATCCATTCAAATTCTCTCTGTGGGAAATTTGATTAACCCAGAATAATGATGTACATGATGTGTGGATTGATGAGATGTGATATCCTATCTGGACATCTCTTTCAGGTAGCACTGAGGGCTCACTCTGTTGTTCTGCATGTATCTTAGGCACATAAAATAACGTGTGAAATGTGATCAGTCACTCCACACGTCAGTTTTTTGTGTAATGTTTGCTGAGTTCATTCATACCCAGTACTGGCATATtagaaacaaatgcagcaaGTTCTAATTTGGTGTGTATACATATGAATTTTTTGTCACATATCTAAGGAGACAACTTTGTTCTTTCATCCTCAGATGGTGCATCAACCTTTGGGGCCAAAGAATGAATGAGCTCAATGGAGCAGACATCCCATTAATTTTTATGGGatcaaacacagcaaaaatcACTGTGTCAGGTAGTAAAATTTCACAtttgacaaaaaatattttctattggGTTCCAGCACCCTTTATTCTAAAGTGCAGATAAGGTCCAAAGCATCAGAGAAAGGGCAGAAATGCTCATAATGTGCTCTACTAGTTCTTCAGTGTACAAAAGCAAATTCATTCCTCTTCCCTTGCAAGTGTTCTAATGTCATGGAGCATGAGGTTTCATTACCCTTATCATTATCTTAGTTTGCACAATATCAAAGGTTATTAATGGTCATAAAATTACCTATTGCAGTTTCATCTGTAACCATTGTATTTCTCTTTATGGTGAGCTTGTTCCACACTATGATTACCCGAAGCGCTTGCAGAACAATGCCCTGATCCTTCAAGTTGGACTAGCAGTCATTTTATTCACATAATCAATGCGCACAATATAATATAAGCAATAATCTTTGCCTATTATTCTGACAACACCAAATCTTATTAAGGTCAATGGTTCAAGAACTCATTTGACTTCCAGTGGAACACAGTCTCATTAAAATATTGCACTAATGCCACTCAAGAGGGACCCAAATCTCAGGAAATAGGAGCAGAGGGGCCACATTCCTATCGTCCTTCACTCCCTCCCCACCTTGGTAATGTCTGGAGCACTTGCTGACCtaaatgtgtctgtgtgtagGGTGAAGGGAGACCTCATGTCCATACATCAGTTACCTGTTCAGACCCAATATACACAGATAATCAAACCTGTCATTCATCAGCCTCTAGAGGACAATGAAGAGGTGAATCATAGCCAGCACAGATTTGTCAGGAGCAAACCAATCTCCTGTTTTGACAGGGTTGTAGGCTTTGAGGATAAAGGAGAAGGATGGGCCCTGGTGGAGTGCTGGCTGTAAAAGCAAGGTGTGAAGGCACGACTGGCTATTTAGAGAGCCCAAAACGTTTGAGAAAACAGCTATTcggagaaaataaaaaattctccGGGCTTTGAGGTTGAGCAGAGACCCAACTTGGGCCTGGATCTGTTTGATGacattaggaggtattacttcttagaaagggtggtcaggcactggatggactgcccagggaggcagtggagtcaccgaccctgggggtattcaaggaaagactggatgttgtgttgagggacatgggttagtgggagctattggtaataggtgaacagttggactggatgatcttttaggtcttttccaaccttggtgattctatgattctatgatgagTTTATTGCTGACTCTATGAACTGGAGAATATTCAGATCAGGTCTGAAGTAGGCATGAATGCTGGAAGACATGATTAGCTAAAGACAGTGCAGAATAATTGAAATACTATATTAGCAATATACTCAAATAACTGAAATATTAGCTCAGTCTCTGCACTGTAGGAGAGAACCTCAGAGAGACAGTGGATTGCAAGGAGTCAGcatcagcagaagaaaatgtccGAGGTTGTTcattgatggttggactaaatgatcttgtcagtcctttccaaacttgtgattctatgatataagTACAGGAGGGCTGGAGGAAGGTGTGTGAGGAACCTTGTCCTTCTGATTAGCCCAGAAAGGTCCTAAACTGGGAGTTTGAACAGAGACAGAAGAGGTAGACCTGATGAAAAGAGATGGGCCTGCCTAATCTAGGGATAAAATGACCAACAGGACCATGATAACAATGcctaaatatatgaaaataaagtattaaaaggaaaggaatggacCATCCTTTCCTGTGAACTTTGGagacaaaacagcaaataatgTGTTCACCTTCAGGAAGGCTGGCAGTATAGGAGCCTTTCTCACGGTAATAATGGCACAGCATTAGAGTACATTGTGCAGCTGACTGGAAAGTCTCAGGTTGtagagttgcttttttttttttaaggaataagTTGTACAAATACCTGCTAATAAAGGTTTCTAGAGAGCAGACCCTATATTGTGTCTGTGAGCAGATGAAATGTCTTCAGTCCTGTCACTGTGAGTCTGTATTCATACAGAAAACGTCATTCTTAATATTAAAAACCCATGTAAGACAGATGGTGTTATACACCTATATTTATAGAACTGTAAATATACAACTGagtattaatttttatattcaaCAGTCATGGAGAAGCCTGTatttaatgaattaaaatatgCTGATGTAGCttattggaaatgaaaacatcagttttcaAATTCCCCTTTATTTGTAGGCATAAATATCACTGGAATCAGTGACgaaggattttatttcaaacaaataaaagcactgctttattttccaataGAATGTGGATGGGTCTGAAATGCAGAGTCACCCTAATTCCCAGCAATTAACTCTGAATGGCCTCCAGAGAGTTTTCTGCTGTAAAGAAGAGAGTTAAAACATTAACTCTGTGCTCTCTCTGAGTCTTTACACACGACTTATTACTATCATTAACAGATCCTTGTCTTTGCAAGGGTACTGGTGAAATAGGAAGGCATTGGTTCCATAGAGGGGAGGGAACAAAAGCTCCCCCACATCTGCAGGGGGGCTGGAAATCCATCCCCACCTCCTCAGATCTCACCCTTGACCTTACAAGTGAAGAAGCAAAGCCCACAGAAGGCCAAAGTCATGCTGAAAAGTTATGGGGTGAAACACGGTgtttctcctgctcctctccctgcccagAGGCAGAAATGCCTTCTTGTTTCCACGAGGTTCTGtccaatattttattttcaagtgtCTCCCATTAGTTATAAGTGCACATAAATCTACATGGGCATGGAAAAGGGCAGATGGGTTAAACAATAGACCCTGTGGGCAATGTTCAGACATGGTTTTGAAGGTGCGACCTGGACACTACAGCCATGGAAATAATAGGATGCAGAACCTCAGAGAGATTTGTGCTTTCTAGATCCCTCCTTCCATGCATTTCTAACCCATCCTACACTTGCCACCCCAATttcctctgatttcttttctcccacAATCCCAAAAGCCACAGCACATGCTCTGTTTATTTGTGGTTACCTCTGCCCATCTATATGCTCACTGAGCCAAACATCAGTACCCAGAAGGTGCGAAACTGAGGCACATAAATGCTTTATGCTGAGGGAATCACAAGCATCCAGAATGCCATTCCCAGCCTGGCAGGAAATCACTGCCCTTAAAACCAAGAGTTTATTCTTCACCATGAGAATTCGGCACCAGGAAGCGAACCAATGCAGAGCTATAGAAATGgaagctgcagtttttcttctctcttctacAAACAGATGCGTTTTATTCCTGCCTGTATTGGATTTCCCAACCCATTTTCTAACGATGTTACAATAAAAAGCTCACTGAAGACTTGAGAGCAGCATGGCAACAGCAGAGCTCTCCAGAACCATTTCATCCTGCCCTGTCCATTCCGACACATCTGGAGCACTGGAGGGCTTGAGCTTTGCTGTAGTTCAGCCCCAATAAGGATCTTCATTTTGTCCTTCTCGTGGCTTTGACAACACAAAAATCACCCCCTGATTGGTCCAGCAATGAAAGGACACAGACAAAATACATCCAGTGCTTCAAAACTTCACAGGATCCCTCCCTGCCTTGCTTTCTCTCAGCTCTGTTTCTAAGGTTGCAGCCTTCATGGGGAAGGTGAGTTGCCCTGGCAACATCTCAGTGCTTTGGCTGGACATAAATTACCTGTCAGTCTctgagaaaatgatgaaattgGGAAATCTGGAGAGTTTTTCCTTCTAAACCaggatttttcttccatttttccccAGCGACCTTAACCAGAGGTGCTAAAACTCTATAGTAaatgagggaaaatgaaaaaggaggtGGAATCGCCCATTTGTGATAATTTGATTCTCTGCCTGTACAGGAGGAAGGACAGCTTGGCTGCTCCCAGACTGGGGGTAAAGAAAGGGGAGCCAATGGGGGATGCTCACTTCTCTCTGAACTTGCTTCACCCCACCCAAAAAGGGTATATGAAAATACATAGTATATATAAGAGTCACCTCCAGTTCTTCATAACCCCATCCAGTGTGTTCTCCTTGTAGGAGACCCTGAGAATGTGGGACCCCTTGAATGGAGCAAAGACTTGACCAGCACCAGCTTCAGCACAACATTGCCAACCAGAAAAACCCCAGTTCAATTGGGACTCCAAGACCCCCAAGGAATGGTGCACCCAAGAGCCATCAGCATGCAGATGAAGTAAACATCCACAGCCTAATTCTGTGCTGAgcattgcagctgctgctggggttgGGATGTCATAAGCATTTCCACGGTGTCCCACAATGTGCAAGGAGATTACAGTCCTAAACACAGTGACTTTCATGAACTTTGAATCCAAAAGttgttcctctcctctcctctcctctcctctcctctcctctcctctcctctcctctcctctcctNNNNNNNNNNNNNNNNNNNNNNNNNGGTACCAGTCAAACGCAGTTAGTGCATGCCTTGTGCAAGACAAACAGACCCAGAGCACGCCAggttatttctgctttcatagcATTTGCATGCTGTAGGGTGAGCAAAAGGTTCTGCTGCTTGATTCTTCTTCTGCAAGAGCTGCCTACCGGCAAATGGTTGCACGGGATGTGGAGGATGGTGACAGAAAGCATTTGGTCTCCATGGACAGCGTAGTTACACTTTTGGTCGCTAGAGAGTGAGAGAggcaggcagcactgcctgaTGTTGGTCAGGGcgagctcctcctgctgcagcgcGATGATGGCAGGGCTAGAGATGATCTGCAGGGACAGCTCACAGGTGGGAGCCAGGAATGGACACGGCGGGAGGACAGAGGTGTTAGGGAGCAGCCACGGCATCAAAGAGCATCAAAGGCCCTGAAAAGCatcacagccacagccaggAAGCTTGGGGTTTTCATGAGCAGCATCCAGGATGCTAGAGACTATTTGCTGCCATACACAACGGCAGCAGAGCTCTCGCTGCAGGCATCCCAAAGTCAGGCAAAATGGGAACACACCCAGAGCTCGGCCGCACAAACCCCACAGCCAGAGTGTTGTAAGCTGAGCTGCCTTGCAGTTTCTTGCACTCATCCCAATCTCTGCGAATGAAAACTCGGAATTCAGTCAAGGCATTGATTGAGCACGAGCGTGCCTTTATTCAATAGGAGAAAGGAGGGGGTGTGAGGTCTGGAGGAAAGATGGGACTCATCCTCTCTTGTAATCATGAGAGCTGCTCAGAGACCGTGCTGTTGCCCGGAGCCTGGGACTCGTGTCCTGATTCTGTGCCCCCCTGCGAGATTCGAACAACTAACAGCACCATATAAAATCCACTCACGTTGATGCGACCTATGGCCTGCATGGTGGTGCTGCTGTCGGGGCACTCAGGCTGTGCTtgggctgggctgcactgcagaGACATTGAGTCCAGGCTGGTGCCTGAGGTGTCTGGTGGGCTCAGGTCAGCAGCTTCAGTAGGGATGGGATGAATGAAGGCTTCAACGATGATGACCTTCTTCTCTTGATAGCTGATGTTATACGGAAGGCTTTCATCTGAACTGCAGCATTCTGTGCTTAGTAACAACTCTTCATTGATGGAAGATGCGTCATCGTAACATGCCCTGCGTCTTGGGGATATACAAGGGCTCGGGTCACCTAGGAAGGAGCAGATGTACAGCAGTTAGTGTCGAACGTTCGCAAGATGAACCATGGAGATTCTTGACATTTGGCTATGTAGTGGTGGTGGGCAGAAGCAAATAGGCTTCTAGCAACAGTGTCACTGTCTTGAAAGTGATCCACGTGCAGGTCCAGCTCTTGTGTTGACAAGAGACTCATTTGGGAAAGACAGGGATCAACTGAAGATGTCAGGCACGGGCTTGAACGCCAGAAGGAGGTACAACCCACTGAAAGCTGAATGTTCGGTACCTTGTTGTTGCTGCACATAGCATGCGAATTGTTTTGTAAGCTGGACGTGTCACCTTACCTGCCAGGACCAAGACTTCTGCTTCAGAGGGCtccctggcactgctctgcagttggTGTTTGGCCACAGGGGATGGTTTGCCCAGGCAGAAGCAGGAACACCAACTGCCAGCTGCTGACTCTGCCCTCTTACTGGGAGAACtcattctgcagagaaaacagagcatgctGTCAGACGTGGTGCAGGGTGATGGAAGAGCTGCACCGAGCCCTGGCCAAAGAAAAGTCTCCTGTCTGCGgcctgctgcctttctgctgaaacacagcttagAAACGCCCTCTGTTTCAAACAGCAGAGGATGCTTCCATTCCTACAGCTCAGCCCTCAAGTCCTGAAGGCTAAATACCTCTCAACGATGTCAAGCAAGGACATGGATCCGGAGAATGTCGGAGGCTCAGGCTGCTTTGCTCTCCCGGGGCTGGCCTTCACCAGGGAACAAAGGCCGTTGATGAGCTTGCCCCATTTCTTTGGCTCTGcgcaacaaaacaaagaaaccagtTCATTTCAGGCCTGGCTCGGTTG
The genomic region above belongs to Coturnix japonica isolate 7356 chromosome 23, Coturnix japonica 2.1, whole genome shotgun sequence and contains:
- the LOC107323812 gene encoding uncharacterized protein LOC107323812, with product MELISGKVPDSLLNSLPKPEPKKWGKLINGLCSLVKASPGRAKQPEPPTFSGSMSLLDIVERMSSPSKRAESAAGSWCSCFCLGKPSPVAKHQLQSSAREPSEAEVLVLAGDPSPCISPRRRACYDDASSINEELLLSTECCSSDESLPYNISYQEKKVIIVEAFIHPIPTEAADLSPPDTSGTSLDSMSLQCSPAQAQPECPDSSTTMQAIGRINIISSPAIIALQQEELALTNIRQCCLPLSLSSDQKCNYAVHGDQMLSVTILHIPCNHLPGSHILRVSYKENTLDGVMKNWR